TCCAAGCCACATTAAAAACATTGTTCCTGTAACTAAACTTATAATAGAAAGAAAATAAAAATAACGATCTGTACACATTACAAGATTATTCATACCAGGAAGAAAAGGTAATCCAGATACTACACTAATAGATTGAATAGTTGATAATAATAAGGTTAAATATTTAGTATATTGATTAATTTTTTTTTTTCCTATTTCTCCTTCTTTTTTTAAATTACTTAAATAAGGAATAATAAAAGTTAATAATTGAATTATTATAGAAGAGGAAATATAAGGCATAACTCCTAATGCAAATATCGATGCTCTATTTAAAGAGCCTCCAGAAAACATATTGAATATTGTTAACACAGAACTATTTTTATGAAAAAAAAATTGTTCTAAAATCTTTATATCTATACCGGGGATAGGAATAAAAGAACCGATACGAAATATTATAATTGCTATAAAAACAAGTAGAATTCTTTTTTTTAAGTTATATAATGTAGACATAATTGATTTTCTATTAATAAAAAATAGTTTAATAATATTATTATATATTTAATTATTAATCTTTCCTCCTGCTAATTCAATACATAAACGAGCTCCTTTAGTAACAGACAAACCAGAAACAATTATAGGTCTCTTAATATTTCCTACTTTAATAATTTTAACATATTTAATATTTTTTTTAATTAAATTTATTTTTTTTAAAACAGACAAATTTATAGTAGATACACTAGATAAGTTGTTTAATTCAAATAATCTAATTTCATCAACAAGTATTTTTTTTTTAGAAACAAAACCAAATTTTGGAAGTCTTCTATACAAAGGTGTTTGACCCCCTTCAAATCCTTTTCGAATTTTTCCACCAGATCTAGATTTTTGACCTTTATGTCCTCTTCCTCCAGTTTTTCCAAAACCTGAACCAATTCCTCTGCATATACGTTTTCTTTTTTTATTTTTATATATAGAATTTGATATTGTATTTAAATACATAATTTATCTCCTTTCTTTATAGATATCATGTAAAAAACCTGTCTTATCATACCTCTAACTGAACCAGTATCTTCTCTTTCTACAGTATCACCAATATAACGTAAACCTAGTCCTTTCATAGTTGCTATATGTTTAGGTAAACGACCAATCTGGCTTTTTATTTGTGTTATAAAAATTTTTTTCATAAATATGAATACACCATATATTTAAAAGTTAGTAATAGATTTACCTAATTTTTTAGCAATCATTTTAGGTGATCTGATTTTTTTCAAACCATCTATAGTTGCTCGAACTACATTAATTGGATTAGTAGATCCATATATTTTAGCTAAAATATTATGAATGCCAACTACCTCTAATATCGATCTCATTGCACCTCCAGCAATAATACCAGTACCTTCTGATGCTGGTTTCATAAATACCTTAGAACCTGTATGCGAACCATATACAGAGTGTTGTATAGTTTTCTGAAATAACGGAATAGTAATCATATTTTTTCGTGCTTTTTCCATAGCTTTTTGAATAGCTGCGGGTACTTCCTTTGCTTTCCCGTATCCAAAACCAACTTTTCCATTACCATTACCTACTACAGTCAAAGCAGTAAAAGAAAAAATCCTGCCTCCCTTTACTGTTTTTGAAACTCTATTTACAGAAATTAATTTTTCCTTTAAATCTATAGATAATTTTTTATCAAAATTCATATATACTTCCTTTTTTTATTAAAAAACTAAACCAGATATACGCGCTGATTCAGCCAATTCTTTTACTCTACCGTGATAT
The nucleotide sequence above comes from Buchnera aphidicola (Cinara curvipes). Encoded proteins:
- the rpmD gene encoding 50S ribosomal protein L30, coding for MKKIFITQIKSQIGRLPKHIATMKGLGLRYIGDTVEREDTGSVRGMIRQVFYMISIKKGDKLCI
- the rplO gene encoding 50S ribosomal protein L15, which encodes MYLNTISNSIYKNKKRKRICRGIGSGFGKTGGRGHKGQKSRSGGKIRKGFEGGQTPLYRRLPKFGFVSKKKILVDEIRLFELNNLSSVSTINLSVLKKINLIKKNIKYVKIIKVGNIKRPIIVSGLSVTKGARLCIELAGGKINN
- the rpsE gene encoding 30S ribosomal protein S5 — protein: MNFDKKLSIDLKEKLISVNRVSKTVKGGRIFSFTALTVVGNGNGKVGFGYGKAKEVPAAIQKAMEKARKNMITIPLFQKTIQHSVYGSHTGSKVFMKPASEGTGIIAGGAMRSILEVVGIHNILAKIYGSTNPINVVRATIDGLKKIRSPKMIAKKLGKSITNF